One Mugil cephalus isolate CIBA_MC_2020 chromosome 12, CIBA_Mcephalus_1.1, whole genome shotgun sequence DNA segment encodes these proteins:
- the LOC125017518 gene encoding UBX domain-containing protein 4-like: MTYYLKYVPNWILSEIKKEMERRKLGKNMQDFKRKQEEDKTKPLLEERNREKAEEKAARERVKQQIAMDRADRAARYAKTQEDDKAAKQALLQAREEEQKTRKEALVRERSTIARIQFRLPDGSSFTNQFPALSRLQEVQDYAVQEVGSRYVKFTLATMFPRREFTSEDLNKTLLELELTSSASVVLLPSGRPANTVQSSGGNIWALLGSLLYPLLAVWRFLSSFLFSSPPPTTAAAASRGPSQESGSVINSASSSNKAKRESLSKHTLESRTKDFKKDGQVCRLRTQEDSEDDNNTWNGNSTQQM; the protein is encoded by the exons ATGACCTATTATTTGAAATATGTCCCCAACTGGATTTTG AGTGAGATCAAAAAGGAAATGGAGCGGCGGAAGCTGGGGAAAAACATGCAGGACTtcaagaggaaacaggaagaagacaaGACCAAGCCTCTCTTGgaggaaagaaacagagagaaggcAGAGGAGAAGGCTGCCAGAGAGAGGGTCAAACAGCAGATTGCCATG GACCGAGCTGATAGAGCAGCCCGCTATGCCAAGACCCAGGAAGACGATAAGGCTGCCAAGCAGGCCCTACTGCAGGCCAGAGAGGAAGAACAGAAGACCAGGAAGGAGGCATTAGTCAGGGAGAGGAG TACCATCGCAAGGATACAGTTCCGCCTCCCAGATGGCTCGTCCTTCACCAACCAGTTCCCCGCTCTCAGCAGATTGCAGGAGGTTCAGGACTATGCTGTTCAG GAAGTGGGAAGCCGCTATGTGAAGTTTACCTTGGCAACTATGTTCCCTCGGCGAGAGTTCACCAGTGAAGACCTGAACAAGActctgctggagctggaactGACTTCAAGTGCTTCTGTTGTGCTTTTGCCA TCTGGTAGGCCGGCAAACACGGTCCAGTCGTCCGGGGGGAATATTTGGGCACTTCTGGGCTCGCTCCTCTACCCTCTGCTGGCTGTTTGGAGATTCCTCAGCTCCTTCCTGTTTTCGAGTCCACCGCctactacagcagcagcagcatccagaggCCCGTCCCAGGAATCCGGCTCTGTCATCAACTCAGCATCATCCTCCAACAAAGCAAAGAG AGAATCACTCTCCAAGCACACTTTAGAGAGTCGGACTAAGGACTTCAAGAAAGATGGCCAAGTTTGTAGGCTGAGGACTCAGGAGGACAGCGAAGACGACAACAACACCTGGAATGGGAACTCCACCCAGCAAATGTAG
- the LOC125017420 gene encoding integrin beta-2-like isoform X1, translated as MDRRLLLLLLLTMEQNALCQQQQTCTKSVVNSCSDCIRSGPFCAWCQKLNFTKPGEQEAVRCDTKDQLRQKGCDDEEIISPVNSQDITKNDSLSTSFENEEPVQMSPQKINLQLRPGLPQTFRVSFKRVEGYPVDLYYLMDFSYSMKDDLQKIKELGNDLFAALKRITRHAQIGFGAFVDKTVLPYTNTNKEKLAKPCDKNEQQCQAAFGYRHVLSMTSEETEFEREVAAQFISGNLDSPEGSLDAMMQAAVCGDKIGWRNSSTRLIVLTTDAGFHMAGDGKLAGILEPNDEQCHMENDLYVKSSEMDYPSVGQLTAALEKHNIQPIFAVTENVESVYKELSKIIPKSEVGVLSSDSRNVIQLIERAYNSLSSKVTVTHDSLPDNVRVVYTPICDNPGPAGDSRGVCNNVHEAEMIYFDVTVTVDSCIEDKSFTVSPLGIKDTLTVTLSTNCKCLCENSEDKTHQHCSHKGSIICGICNCNAGFIGQFCECSIGDKDESSLRASCQRNNGTECEGRGDCVCGRCQCHNTESGSSFYGEFCECDNDQCETFQNKQCGGNGDCKCGTCDCYSGFEGSACQCKKSDEACRTSDNTVCYGRGSCVCNRCECKEGYQPPLCKTCLGCPDPCQTKLNCIECLGFGSGPFEKNCSTECRNTKVKKVDQFTLTTKECQRKDSEGCWIKFKLDQLVGEDNYRAEVLEQRECPDPPHVAAIIGGSAAGVVFIGILTVAFFILVNYMNKEYKIFENEKKKSKCPREVYRRTISMQMEELRCETDREKQ; from the exons ATGGATCGTCGTTTGCTGTTACTTCTGCTCCTCACGATGGAGCAGAATG cgctgtgtcaacaacaacaaacctgcACAAAGTCAGTCGTCAACTCCTGCAGTGACTGTATCAGATCTGGGCCGTTCTGTGCATGGTGCCAAAAGCTG AATTTCACCAAACCAGGAGAGCAGGAAGCAGTGCGCTGTGACACCAAAGACCAGTTGAGACAAAAGGGCTGCGACGATGAAGAAATCATCTCTCCTGTGAACTCTCAAGACATTACCAAGAATGATTCTCTGTCTACGTCTTTTGAGAATGAAGAACCAGTCCAGATGAGTCCTCAGAAAATTAACCTGCAGCTGCGTCCGG GGCTTCCACAAACCTTCCGTGTTTCTTTTAAGAGAGTTGAGGGTTATCCAGTGGACCTCTACTACCTGATGGACTTCTCTTACTCCATGAAAGATGATTTGCAGAAAATCAAAGAACTTGGCAATGATCTTTTTGCTGCCCTGAAAAGAATCACTCGGCATGCTCAAATAG GATTTGGTGCCTTTGTTGATAAGACAGTCCTTCCttacaccaacaccaacaaggAAAAACTGGCGAAGCCATGTGATAAGAATGAGCAGCAGTGTCAGGCTGCCTTTGGCTACAGACATGTGCTCAGTATGACATCAGAGGAGACGGAGTTTGAAAGGGAAGTGGCAGCTCAGTTCATTTCTGGGAACCTTGACTCTCCTGAAGGGAGTCTGGATGCCATGATGCAGGCTGCTGTATGTGGG GATAAAATTGGTtggagaaacagcagcactCGGCTTATTGTGCTGACCACTGATGCTGGATTCCACATGGCTGGAGATGGAAAATTGGCCGGAATACTGGAACCCAACGATGAACAGTGTCATATGGAAAATGATCTTTATGTCAAGAGCAGTGAGATG GACTACCCATCTGTTGGACAACTTACTGCGGCGTTGGAAAAGCACAATATTCAGCCAATATttgcagtgacagaaaatgtgGAGAGTGTGTATAAG GAACTCTCCAAAATTATTCCAAAATCTGAAGTGGGAGTCCTGTCATCAGATTCCAGAAATGTTATTCAGTTGATTGAGAGAGCCTACAAT AGTTTGTCCTCTAAAGTAACCGTGACTCATGACAGTCTTCCTGACAATGTAAGAGTTGTCTACACCCCAATATGTGATAATCCAGGACCAGCAGGAGACAGCAGAGGAGTTTGTAACAATGTGCATGAGGCTGAAATG ATATATTTTGACGTTACTGTGACTGTAGACTCATGTATAGAGGATAAGTCTTTCACTGTCAGTCCACTGGGCATTAAAGACACACTGACGGTGACTTTATCTACCAACTGCAAGTGTCTATGTGAAAACTCAGAAGACAAAACTCACCAACATTGCAGTCACAAGGGAAGCATCATCTGTGGTATTTGCAA TTGCAATGCCGGTTTCATTGGTCAGTTCTGTGAATGCTCCATTGGTGATAAAGACGAAAGCTCTCTGCGAGCTTCCTGCCAGAGAAATAACGGCACGGAGTGTGAGGGTCGAGGGGACTGTGTATGTGGCAGGTGCCAGTGCCACAACACGGAGAGTGGAAGCAGCTTCTATGGTGAATTCTGCGAGTGTGACAATGACCAGTGTGAAACGTTCCAGAATAAGCAATGTGGAG GAAATGGTGATTGCAAATGTGGAACATGCGACTGTTACTCTGGCTTTGAGGGCAGTGCCTGTCAATGCAAAAAGTCTGATGAGGCCTGTCGTACCTCAGACAACACAGTGTGTTATGGCAGAGGGTCCTGTGTGTGTAACCGCTGTGAATGTAAAGAGGGATACCAGCCTCCACTCTGCAAGACATGTCTCGGCTGCCCAGACCCATGTCAGACCAAGCT GAATTGCATTGAATGTCTCGGCTTTGGCTCCGGTCCCTTTGAAAAAAACTGTAGCACAGAGTGTAGGAATACCAAGGTAAAGAAGGTAGACCAATTCACCTTAACAACCAAGGAGTGTCAGCGGAAGGACAGTGAGGGATGCTGGATCAAATTTAAGCTGGACCAGTTGGTTGGAGAAGATAACTACAGAGCTGAAGTTTTGGAACAGAGAG AATGTCCAGATCCACCCCATGTTGCAGCGATTATCGGAGGCTCCGCTGCAGGGGTGGTTTTCATTGGCATTCTGACGGTGGCGTTCTTCATATTGGTTAACTACATGAATAAAGAGTACAAGATAtttgagaatgaaaagaagaaatccaAATGTCCAAGGGAAGTGTACAGAAGAACAATATCTATGCAGATGGAGGAATTGAGGTGTGAGACAGACCGAGAGAAACAGTAG